The Alteribacter populi genomic sequence TCCGACCGTTCCACGACTTTCCGAAGTGGTCCGAACCCTCCTCGGTGTTTCGGTAGCGCAGTAGGAACATGTAGTATAGCAACGCCTTGTCTCCGATGTAAGGATGATAAAGGTCGAAAATATCGTGGTACATTATCGTGAAGCCGTTTCGAACGTTACCTCTGCGTATGTGTGGTTTCGTCAACTGACCGCCTCCTTTTCCGCTTTCATTACTTAACTACCAGCCTCGATTAGTTTTCGCACAAATTTACCGAAACTTTTTTCCGGAAAATAAAAAAAAGACGCCGGAGTTAACCGACGCCTGCTTCATCGCAATATTTTTCGATTCTTATTTAATGTTCCGTTGATTACGCTCATCGGGGAGTACCGTTCATGTTGCGCGCTCAACGACTTATCCGATAAATGCGTATATCTCATCGTCATTCTTAAATCCGCATGACCGAGAATCATTTGTAAATGGCGGATGTCCATTCCGTTTTCTAACGCCATCGTCGCACCAGTATGCCGAAACAAATGCGGATGAACGTTCTTCGATATCTCCGCTTGTTTCGCAAACTTTTCGAGCCTGTGCCGGAAGTGGTTCGGTGTTAACGACCCGCCGTAATTTGCGAGGAATATCAACTCGGTGTCCTCGAATACAGATACCTCCGCTACGAGTTCCTTCATTAACCGGGCAGTGCGTCGTTGGATCGGAACCCTACGACTTTTCCGTGTTTTAACGTTGTCCGCCCGTATATGTACGGAACAGTCGTTAAAATCCACGTCGTCGCGCGTAAGTTGACATGCTTCGTTGATCCGCATCATACTATCGAGTAGCAACGTCATAAGTACGTAGTCGCGGAAATCAGCGTACCTTCGTTGATCGGGTGCCGATAATAACGCCCTTAGCTCGTCCGCGGTCAGTACCGTGATGTCCTTATCGACCTGCCGAACGTTTTTGACGGAGTGAAGCGGATTATGATCCGCCAATCCCTCTGCGATTAGAAAATCGTAGAAGTTTCGTAATGTCTTTAGTACGGAATTAATCGATGTAGCGGACAGCCCAACCGTTTTCGCCGACTCCGGCTTATACTTATGGCCTTCATTTTTTACGTATTCATCGCGCATCCAGTTAACGAAATGACGATAAAATTCCACGTCCATCCGATCAATATTCGGCTCCCGCCCGACATGATCCGCGTATAAAAATAAAATGCGAAAATGGAAGCGGTAACTATCTAACGTAGATCTCGCTCGTCCTTCCGCCTCTTTCGCGAGGTAATACTTTTCGTAGAGCACCGGTATACTCTTTATTGATTGCCGCATAGTGATCCCGGCTCGCTCGACTTTCTGCGACTTCCCCTTCCGCTTATCCAAACGCGCCAATACAAAACGCCTCCTTTCATGGGCGATGAAAACGGAGCGCTTTACTCTCCGCTATAGGAGCACTTTACTACGTCCAATTCAACGGGTAATTCCCCACCTAATTCAACGCATGAAAAAACGCCATATCCGTTGATATGACGCGGTTTATCCGAAGTATGGTGGAGCATAGCGGGCTCGAACCGCTGACCTCTTCGCTGCCAGCGAAGCGCTCTCCCAGCTGAGCTAATGCCCCATAAGCTTGTGTGTATTACCTCACATTTATTGATTATAGCTGAAGGGTCTGAGAGGATCAAGCTTTTTTGCGAAAAAGATAGATTTTTGTTAAAAAATGATGAAAAGTATGTACCAAGCAATTCCTGCAACTATCGCCGCAGCTAGTCCGGCAAGAACGTTTTCTTTAATGATCTTTCGGTGTTTGATGCCATCAAAGATGACCCATCCGATAAAGATAGTGATTGCAAATATAATAGACTGAATCATATCATTTCCCCCTTCTGACCTTTCTATCTTATCAAATGTATGAATGGATTTCACTTCATTCTGTCAATAATGGAAAGAGTACAGTATGGGGAGGCAATTTTTGTGTTTCGATTATCTTCTTTTTTTCAAGCGGCTTCAAATCAACTACCAACCTTAATCAATTTATTAACTGCTCTCTTTTTCGTCATTTTTTTATTTGGTGGCATTGCTCATTATATAGAGCCTGGGGTTTTCCCTGATTTGTTCGATGGAATTTGGTGGGCGATGGTGACCATTTCAACAGTGGGCTATGGAGATTTCGTACCTGAATCAATTCCAGGAAGACTTATTGGCGTGATTCTTATTTTAACTGGTGTTGGAATTTTTTCTTTCTTTATAACAAGTGTAGCTACTTCAGCAGTTAATGCAAAAGATAATCACGTAAAAGGGAAGCACTCGTTTCATAAAAAAGGGCATATCATCATTGTAGGGTGGAACGAACGAACCAGACTGTTACTAAATAAAATTAAGAAACAAAACTCAAAAGCCCATGTTGTGTTAATCGACGAAACATTAGAAAAAAAGCCCTCTAACCTATCTTGGGTCCATTTTGTTAAAGGGTCAGCCAGCCATGATCATATACTACATAAAGCAAACATCCATGAGGCTTATACGGCAATCATAACCGCTGACTCGCATGAGGAAGAAGGACTTGCCGATTCAAAAACGGTGCTTTCTTTACTTGCATTTAAAGGGGTCAACCCTAAAATTTATACAATTGCCGAAATCATTACAGAATCACAAATATCAAACGCGAGACGAGCTGGTGCGGATGAAATCGTGCAAAGTTCAGTTCTCCTCAGTTCTTTAATGAATAACGGTCCTGAATCTCATGGTGTAAGCCTGCTGATGCTGACTCTCTTACAAAAAGATACAAAAAATCAAATGGAATTAAAAAAACTTCCCGAAGAATGCATTGGCTTAACATATGGAGAGCTGTGTGAAGATTGGGATCTTTTTGAAGGTGAACACTTGTTAGGTATTTGGAGAGGTGATTCAGCTGAACTTCTGCCAGCTGACAGCTATGAACTAAAAGAAGGAGATCATTTAGTTGTTTTAGTAAAGAAAAAACAAACAGGCGACTAAAGAATAGTTAGTCGCCTCTTGGGTAAATTTTCATGTCGTGCAAAATAACTTGCTCCAGCTCTTTTATATATTCCTTCCCTGTGTTGATCCATTCCCCTGGGAAGTTGTCGTCTTTGTCTTCAGGTTCCGCGAACTGATTGACCCATGGATTCGGGTCATAAGTGTTATCATCGTCTTGCCCGCTTTCGTACGTGTGCGCTAATAGAAATGGTCGCCCCAGTCTAACAATCACTCCTCTTGTGTCAAGCTCCCCTTTTGCTGCATAAAAAGGAAGCCTCACACACAAATAGCTCGATTCATCATTCATAACGTAATCAAAATACCCGTGATCATAATCCCATCCTCCACCAATCGCATAGCCAATTGGTTTTAATTTCTTTTCTAAATCAATTAGTTTAAATTCCTGATTTTCCAAGGGAGATTGGACTTCAATCATTGCCTCCCACCTCCAGAACGTTGTTTTCAATAGCATGTCCTAGGAAAGGTTTAATTATTTACTATTAGTGCTACTGGCAACATTGTTTTAGAAAAGAGTCAATGTATAACAAATTAAAAAATCCGTTGATAGGAGCAGTATACGCTTCATCAACGGATCTTTTCATTCATTTTTCAACATATTTCCCGGGAAACCTTATTAATAACCGACAAAAATCGAGTAGTATACCCAAATTCCTTACAGTCTTTTTTCAAGCTCTGCTTTTTCTTTTTCAAAACCTGGCTTGCCGAGTAGGGCGAACATGTTTTTCTTATAGGCTTCTACTCCTGGTTGGTCAAATGGGTTCACACCAAGAATGTAACCGCTGATTGCACATGCTTTTTCGAAAAAGTATACGAGATAGCCGAAGTGGTATTCATTCAATTCTGGAATGTTTAACACTAAGTTTGGAACGTTACCGTCCATATGCGCTAGCATCGTACCTTCATAAGCCCTTTTGTTAACAAAGTCCATTGTTTCTCCAGCAAGATAATTAAGTTTATCTAGGTCGTCTTTTGCTTCTGTGATCTTCAATTCTTCACGTACATTTTCTACATTAAGAACTGTTTCAAAAAGGTCGCGACGCCCGTCTTGAACGTACTGACCTAGGGAATGTAGGTCTGTTGAAAAGTCCGCTGCGGCCGGGAAAATTCCTTTACCGTCTTTCCCTTCACTTTCTCCGTACAATTGCTTCCACCATTCACTTACATAGTGTAAAGCTGGCTCATAGTTTACCATGAGCTCAATCGTCTTTCCTTTGTTGTAAAGAGCATTTCGTACGGCAGCATATTGATAAGCTTCATTTTCAACAAGGTTCGGACTACTGTATGCTTCACGAGCATCCGTTGCTCCTTGCATCATCGATTCAATGTTTAACCCACTTGCAGCAATTGGCAGAAGTCCCACAGCTGTTAAAACAGAAAAGCGGCCGCCGACATCATCAGGGATTATAAATGATTCGTACCCTTCTTCAATTGCAAGCTGCTTTAAAGCACCTTTTTCTTTATCCGTTGTTGCATAAATACGTTTGCGTGCTTCCTCAATTCCGTATTTTTTCTCTAAAAACTCACGGAATATACGGAATGCAATTGCCGGTTCTGTAGTTGTTCCGGATTTTGAAATGACGTTAACCGATACGTCTTTTCCTTCTAGCACATCAAAAAGATCGCGAACATAAGTAGAACTGATATTATTTCCTACAAAGATAACTTGTGGAGCGTTACGTTGTTCTTTTTCTAACACGTTATAAAATGAATGGTTGAGGGCTTCAATAGCAGCTCTTGCACCGAGATAAGAACCGCCAATCCCGATCACCAGTAAAATATCGGAGTCGGACTTGATTTTCTCTGCTGATTTTTGAATGCGGGAAAACTCTTCTTTATCGTAGTTAACAGGAAGGTCTATCCATCCTAAGAAGTCATTTCCAGCACCTGTACCGTTATGTAAAGCTTCATGAGCTGACTTAATCGCTCCAGACAATTGCTCTACTTCGCGTTGAGAGACAAAGTGAGACGCTTTTTTGTAGTCAAACGAAATCGTTTTTGACATATTGATACCTCCATTGATGAGAAACGCTATTTTTACTCTTCCACTTTTCACTTTATTAAAACAACCCTAATTAATCAAGCGCATATATAATTATAAGCGTATCCAATAAAAAAAAAAAAAAACAGCTGGTTTTCTGCGTTAACTTTCTGCGCTTGTTTTAAAGTTTCATGGATGATTTCTTTGGCTCTTTTCTAAAACATTGTTGCTATTTGTTTCTTGAGCGTTTTAATAAGTGCAGCGTAAAGGTAGCTGTCCGATTATAGTTTCTGATCTTTTAAAAATAAAGACACTCATTAAGAGTGCCCTTAGTTAACCATTATAATGCTGCATTTAAAATTGCAACAACGTCTTCTTTTTCCAAAGCATTAAAGTTTCCAAATGGGCCTCTTGCCATCGCTTTGTCGGCCATTTCACCGATTCGGCTATCATCAATGTCATAATCGGCGAGACGGTTGGGTGCTCCTAAACTGCTCCAAAATTGTTCTAAGCGTTCAATACCTTCTTCAGCAACTTGACGGTCCGATTTACCTTCAGTGCTAATCCCCCATACATTCACGGCAAGCTGAACTAATTTGCGCTCTCCTTTGTCCAAATGATGTCTCATCCATTGCGGGAATAAAATCGCAAGTCCTCCTGCGTGAGGAATATCGTAAACAGCAGAGACGGCGTGCTCAATGTTGTGTGATGCCCAGTCTCCTCGAGCCCCCATTTGCAGTGTTCCGTTTAAGGCAATGGTACCAGAATAAAGGATCGTTTCACGAAGCTTTACATCATCTAAGTTTTCGACCAGCTCTGGTCCTGCTTCGATCACTGTTTTGAGGACAGCTTCACACATATTTTCTTGTAGTGGTGTGTTTGTTTGCACGTGAAAGTACTGTTCAAATACGTGACTCATCATGTCAACGATCCCATAAATCGTATGATCCTTTGGAACCGAAAGCGTATTTGCTGGGTCAAGGATCGAAAATTTCGGGAACACAAGTGGGCTTCCCCATCCATATTTCTCATGGGTTTCCCAGTTTGTTATAACAGACCCTGAATTCATTTCAGAACCCGTTGCGGCTAACGTAAGGACCGTTCCGAACGGTAGCGCATCTTCAGGTGTTTCTTTTTTCGTTACTAAATCCCAAGCATCACCATCGTATTTTGCCCCGGCAGCAATCGCTTTCGTACAGTCAATAACACTGCCGCCCCCGACAGCTAATAGGACGTCAATCTCATCTGTTTTACAAATTTCTACGCCTTTATGTACTGTATCAAGACGTGGGTTTGGTTCTACCCCTGCCAATTCACTGACCTTAAAACCAGCTTCATTTAAAAGAGTCGTTACTTCTTCATGAAGACCGTTACGTTTAATACTTCCTCCTCCATAAACAAGAAGAATTTTATTTCCAAATAGCATTAATTGATTTACAAGCTGTTCTTTTACTTGTCCTTGACCAAAAATAAGTCGAGTCGGATTTTGATAAATAAAGTTATCCAATGTCATCACTCCTTTATCAGATTTAAGTCCCTTTTATTATCTACTATGACAAAAGGATATGTAAAGAAATCTGCCGGCGGCGTTATTTTTTTGTTTAAATGCATAATTCGATTCATGTTTATTCATTATAAGGAAAGGAGCATTACGCTTCTTTAAAAAATGAGTGAACCCCTATAAGGAGGTGAGGAGCGAATGAGCGGTATTCAACGCACAGCTCTTGTTTTGTCCATTATCGGAGCAGTAAACTGGGGCTTAATCGGATTCTTCCGGTTTGACCTTATAGCAGCCATCTTCGGTGGTCAAGCTGCCGGTTTTTCACGTTTCATCTATGCTATTGTCGGATTGGCTGGGTTATATTGTATCTCCATTCTATTCAAGCCAGACGAAGAGTTGGAACGTAGTCCAGAACCCCAACGGTAGTCGATATCAACACCATTCGGTCCCATTCCTTTCAAGGGTCCTGATGTTAAATGGAAGCGCTTTGTCAAGACAGGCAGAATAGCTAAAAAAAGAGGCAACTCTCGGGAGCTGCCTCTTTTTGTCTTGGAAAGTAGGATTCTGGGTAAATCCTTATTTTTTTGCGCGCTTATTTAAGTCAGCTTGAATTTCGTTAGACTGCTTCAACCAACCTTTGAGTTTTTCTTCAAGAGTGTTAAATCCTTGAGGCTTCTCATTTGTGTGACGTTTACCACCGCCACCTCCGCCTTGTGCTGGGCGCTTTGGACGTTCTTGACGTGCTGGACGCTCCGGCTTAGGTTGCGTTTCACGGATAGATAGTGAAATTTTGCCTGATTCTTCATCTATAGACAATACTTTCACTTTTACTTCGTCGCCAACAGAAAGGTGTTCATTAATATCTTTAACGAACCCGTGAGCGATGTGTGAAATGTGAACTAGACCCTGTTTATCTTGATCTAAGGCTACGAACGCACCAAAAGGTTTAATCCCAGTTACTTTTCCTTCGACAATACTGCCAACTTCATAATTACTTGACATGAGAACAACTCCTATAGCTATTTATTAACTGGTTAATTATATCACAGCTTTTTCATCGTGACAAAAAGGGATTATTTCCATTACACCTAAATACATACAGGCTTCAATCATTTCTTAGTAATAAAGGAGGTGACAGTCGTTGACATCGTTGGTGTAACGCTTTATAGTATAAAAATATTGCAGTGAAAAACATCATTTTTCTGAATTTTCTAGTCAGAATATTCCTTTCACACACATTTCTTTATTACAGAGAAAAAGGAGGTTTTTTTATGTCCCAAAAACAAGATCAGTGGACATCTAAGCTCGGTTTTATTTTAGCAGCTGCCGGCTCTGCTATTGGCCTAGGAGCGATTTGGAAACTACCTTATGTAGCAGGCACGAGTGGTGGTGGAGCATTCTTTTTGATCTTCCTACTATTCACAATCTTTTTAGGTTTGCCCTTGTTACTTACAGAATTTACGATTGGGCGTAAAACTCAGCATGAAGCCATTACGGCTTATCGGATGTTAGCACCTGGTACTTTTTGGCATTGGATTGGAAAGCTCGGAGTTGCTACATCTTTTATTTTATTGTCTTTTTATAGCGTTGTTGGTGGTTGGATTGTCATATATTTAACTCGAGCCATTACGGAAGGTCTTGCTGGAAGAGAAGGAACTGAGTTTGAGCAACTATTTGGACAAACGATAAGTAATCCGTTTTTAGCCGTGTTTGCTCATTTAATCTTTATGGTTTTGACAATCTTAGTTGTTCGAGGTGGTGTTCAAAAAGGAATCGAGCGATTTAGTAAGATTATGATGCCGGCCTTATTTATTTTATTTCTTATTATCGTGATCCGTTCTGTAACACTCCCAGGTGCTATGGAAGGTGTCGAATTCTTCTTAATGCCTGATTTTTCTTCTGTCACCGGTGAAACAATTCTATTTGCATTAGGACAAGCATTTTTCTCATTAAGTCTCGGTGTTTCGATTATGGTTACCTATAGTTCATATTTGAAATCATCTGAAAGTTTGCCACGTTCTGCAGTGTCAATTGTCGGCTTAACGATTTTTATTTCTATTTTAGCAGGGCTTGCCATTTTCCCGGCAGTTTTTTCATTCGGTCTGGAGCCCGCAGAAGGGCCACCGTTAATCTTCATCGTCTTACCTACAGTCTTTAGTGCGATCCCATTTGGAAGTGTGTTCTTTGTAGCGTTCATGGCGTTGCTATTGTTCGCAACATTAACTTCCGCATTTTCTTTATTAGAAATGGTCGTCGCTTCGGTTACAAAAAATGATCCGACAAAGCGAAATAAAGCTGCATGGACTATTGGTTTATTAATATTTGTAATGGGAATTCCCTCTGCCCTTTCCTACGGTGTAATGGGAGATGTACTGATATTCGGGAACAATTTCTTTGACGCACTAGACTTCCTGGTAAGTAATATTATGCTTCCACTAGGAGCCTTATTAATCGCGATATTCGCACCGCTAAAAATCAAGAAAGATGAACTGTATGAGGAAATCCAAAAAAGTTCGAGTATAAAACGAGGCCTATTTAATACATGGTATATCCTCGTCAAATACGTCACACCAGTCGCAATTATTATCGCCTTCCTCAACGTTCTTGGGATTATTTAACTTTCAAGGGACAGGCCCCCCTTGTGGTGCCTGTCCCCCGAACAATTGTGTAAAATGGCTGGCTCCTCTTGACAGGAGCCGCCCTTTGTTATTTTTTTGCTCCTTAATGTATAGTTTTATGCAGGGTGGATACAATGATAAATGTATACAATCTAGTATTCCCCCTTTTAACAAGGTGAGAGAGTTGAACTTTTACTCTCTTATCTTGTTTTTTTATCTTCTCTCTATTAGCAATTCTGATATTAGAAATTCTACACCAGTCAGACTTTATTCCACACAAAAGTGAAATTATCCGACACCAAAATTGATTTTTTCCACCTAAAAACTAACTTTTCACCTTTTATAAAAAGAGCATTCTACAATCAGCGCTCATCACCGTATTTTCCCCAAAAAACTGTCAATCCTCTCAACCGCCTCTTCTAGCTGAGATAAAGAACTAGCATAGGAGCAACGGATATGGCCTTCGCCACCAGCACCAAACACATTTCCCGGTACGACCGCGACCCTTTCATCAAAAAGTAACTTTTCAGCGAAAGCTTCTGAGGATAGCCCTGTTGATTCTATAGATGGAAAAGCATAAAACGCGCCACCTGGTTTATGACAGGTGAGACCGATTTCCTTTAACGAACTTACAAAGAAATTCCGACGTTGCCTGTAGCTCTCGATCATTTCCAGCATTTCTTCTTTTCCATTTTTCAGGGCTTCTATCGCACCATATTGAGCCATAGTCGACGCGCACATCATCGCATATTGGTGAATTTTCAGCATACCCGAAGCAAGGTGTGAAGGTGCAGTTACATACCCTAATCGCCATCCTGTCATCGCAAAGGCTTTTGAAAAGCCGGAAATTAATATCGTCCTCTCCCACATCCCATCTAGACTCGGGACACTTACGTGCTGATTATCGTAGGTCATCTCAGCATAAATTTCATCAGAATAGACAAGCAAGTCATGGCGTTTAATAACTGCAGCAACTTTCTCCAGCTCTAATTTTGACATGATTGTACCAGTGGGGTTATTTGGAAAACAAAGTAAAATCGCTTTCGTTTTTTCAGTGACACATCGTTCAATCTGTTCTGCGGTTACTTTAAAGCCGTTTTCAATCGAAGTTGCCACAGGGACTGGAACTCCACCGACTAAAGAAACAAGAGGGGCGTAGGATACGAAGCTTGGTTCAACAATCAACACTTCTTCACCTGGGTTCACAGTTGCCCGCAATGCAAGATCAATGGCTTCACTTGCTCCAGCTGTTACGATGATTTCATCGGACGGATTATACAGAGTCTCAAATTCATTCTCTAAGTAACGAGAAATCGCTTCTCGAAGTTCGAGCATGCCTGCATTCGCTGTATACGAGGTAATTCCTCTTTCTAAAGAAGCGATACTTGCTTCGCGCACGTTCCATGGAGTCGAATAGTCTGGTTCTCCCACACCTAACGAAATGATATTGTCCATCGAGGACGCCAAGTCGAAAAACTTTCGAATCCCCGACGGCTGAATTCGTTTTACCGCGCTTGATAAATATTGATTGGATTTTTCTTGTGATGACGTCATGGCGATACCACAATCCGATGGTCTTCATCCCCGTCTTCAAAAACGACACCATCGTGCTTGTATTTTTTCAACTGAAAGTGTGTCGTTGTAGATAAAACCGATTCCAATGTTGATAATTTTTCAGAAACAAACTGCCCGACCTCAGACATTGTTGTTCCTTCAATCACGACTGATAAATCATATGTACCCGACATGAGGTATAACGCTTTTACTTCTTTAAAACGGTAAATGCGCTCAGCGACTTCATCAAAACCGACGCCTCGTTTTGGTTGAACTTTTACATCAATCATCGCAGTTATTCCTTCTGGGCTATCTACTTTTGTCCAGTCAACAATTCCAGAATAACCGAGGATCACCTTTCTTTTCTCCAAATCACTCATTCGTTCTTCTACTTTTTCGACCGTTAAATCAAGCATTTTAGCTATCGTGATTACAGGCATTCGGCCGTTTTTTTCTAAAAGCCTGAGCAGTTCCATTTCTTTTTCCATAATCTAGCTCCTCCAGTTCGTTTATCTATGTTTTGACAATCCCGGTTATGGGAAAATTAAATCATGTGTCTTTTAAGCGAAAACTATATCTTTAATACTGCAATTCATACTCGTGCCGTTTATTTTAACAGAAAGGAAGGCTCCTTTACTATGGTTGATAAGAACGAAAATCCTCATGTAACCGAATATGACCACGTCGCTTTATTATTAATCGACGT encodes the following:
- a CDS encoding DUF378 domain-containing protein, which produces MSGIQRTALVLSIIGAVNWGLIGFFRFDLIAAIFGGQAAGFSRFIYAIVGLAGLYCISILFKPDEELERSPEPQR
- the yugI gene encoding S1 domain-containing post-transcriptional regulator GSP13; translation: MSSNYEVGSIVEGKVTGIKPFGAFVALDQDKQGLVHISHIAHGFVKDINEHLSVGDEVKVKVLSIDEESGKISLSIRETQPKPERPARQERPKRPAQGGGGGGKRHTNEKPQGFNTLEEKLKGWLKQSNEIQADLNKRAKK
- a CDS encoding iron-containing alcohol dehydrogenase; translated protein: MDNFIYQNPTRLIFGQGQVKEQLVNQLMLFGNKILLVYGGGSIKRNGLHEEVTTLLNEAGFKVSELAGVEPNPRLDTVHKGVEICKTDEIDVLLAVGGGSVIDCTKAIAAGAKYDGDAWDLVTKKETPEDALPFGTVLTLAATGSEMNSGSVITNWETHEKYGWGSPLVFPKFSILDPANTLSVPKDHTIYGIVDMMSHVFEQYFHVQTNTPLQENMCEAVLKTVIEAGPELVENLDDVKLRETILYSGTIALNGTLQMGARGDWASHNIEHAVSAVYDIPHAGGLAILFPQWMRHHLDKGERKLVQLAVNVWGISTEGKSDRQVAEEGIERLEQFWSSLGAPNRLADYDIDDSRIGEMADKAMARGPFGNFNALEKEDVVAILNAAL
- a CDS encoding glucose-6-phosphate isomerase, whose amino-acid sequence is MSKTISFDYKKASHFVSQREVEQLSGAIKSAHEALHNGTGAGNDFLGWIDLPVNYDKEEFSRIQKSAEKIKSDSDILLVIGIGGSYLGARAAIEALNHSFYNVLEKEQRNAPQVIFVGNNISSTYVRDLFDVLEGKDVSVNVISKSGTTTEPAIAFRIFREFLEKKYGIEEARKRIYATTDKEKGALKQLAIEEGYESFIIPDDVGGRFSVLTAVGLLPIAASGLNIESMMQGATDAREAYSSPNLVENEAYQYAAVRNALYNKGKTIELMVNYEPALHYVSEWWKQLYGESEGKDGKGIFPAAADFSTDLHSLGQYVQDGRRDLFETVLNVENVREELKITEAKDDLDKLNYLAGETMDFVNKRAYEGTMLAHMDGNVPNLVLNIPELNEYHFGYLVYFFEKACAISGYILGVNPFDQPGVEAYKKNMFALLGKPGFEKEKAELEKRL
- a CDS encoding potassium channel family protein yields the protein MFRLSSFFQAASNQLPTLINLLTALFFVIFLFGGIAHYIEPGVFPDLFDGIWWAMVTISTVGYGDFVPESIPGRLIGVILILTGVGIFSFFITSVATSAVNAKDNHVKGKHSFHKKGHIIIVGWNERTRLLLNKIKKQNSKAHVVLIDETLEKKPSNLSWVHFVKGSASHDHILHKANIHEAYTAIITADSHEEEGLADSKTVLSLLAFKGVNPKIYTIAEIITESQISNARRAGADEIVQSSVLLSSLMNNGPESHGVSLLMLTLLQKDTKNQMELKKLPEECIGLTYGELCEDWDLFEGEHLLGIWRGDSAELLPADSYELKEGDHLVVLVKKKQTGD
- a CDS encoding tyrosine-type recombinase/integrase, which codes for MARLDKRKGKSQKVERAGITMRQSIKSIPVLYEKYYLAKEAEGRARSTLDSYRFHFRILFLYADHVGREPNIDRMDVEFYRHFVNWMRDEYVKNEGHKYKPESAKTVGLSATSINSVLKTLRNFYDFLIAEGLADHNPLHSVKNVRQVDKDITVLTADELRALLSAPDQRRYADFRDYVLMTLLLDSMMRINEACQLTRDDVDFNDCSVHIRADNVKTRKSRRVPIQRRTARLMKELVAEVSVFEDTELIFLANYGGSLTPNHFRHRLEKFAKQAEISKNVHPHLFRHTGATMALENGMDIRHLQMILGHADLRMTMRYTHLSDKSLSAQHERYSPMSVINGTLNKNRKILR
- a CDS encoding Lrp/AsnC family transcriptional regulator, with product MEKEMELLRLLEKNGRMPVITIAKMLDLTVEKVEERMSDLEKRKVILGYSGIVDWTKVDSPEGITAMIDVKVQPKRGVGFDEVAERIYRFKEVKALYLMSGTYDLSVVIEGTTMSEVGQFVSEKLSTLESVLSTTTHFQLKKYKHDGVVFEDGDEDHRIVVSP
- a CDS encoding aminotransferase: MTSSQEKSNQYLSSAVKRIQPSGIRKFFDLASSMDNIISLGVGEPDYSTPWNVREASIASLERGITSYTANAGMLELREAISRYLENEFETLYNPSDEIIVTAGASEAIDLALRATVNPGEEVLIVEPSFVSYAPLVSLVGGVPVPVATSIENGFKVTAEQIERCVTEKTKAILLCFPNNPTGTIMSKLELEKVAAVIKRHDLLVYSDEIYAEMTYDNQHVSVPSLDGMWERTILISGFSKAFAMTGWRLGYVTAPSHLASGMLKIHQYAMMCASTMAQYGAIEALKNGKEEMLEMIESYRQRRNFFVSSLKEIGLTCHKPGGAFYAFPSIESTGLSSEAFAEKLLFDERVAVVPGNVFGAGGEGHIRCSYASSLSQLEEAVERIDSFLGKIR
- a CDS encoding YugN family protein codes for the protein MIEVQSPLENQEFKLIDLEKKLKPIGYAIGGGWDYDHGYFDYVMNDESSYLCVRLPFYAAKGELDTRGVIVRLGRPFLLAHTYESGQDDDNTYDPNPWVNQFAEPEDKDDNFPGEWINTGKEYIKELEQVILHDMKIYPRGD
- a CDS encoding sodium-dependent transporter is translated as MSQKQDQWTSKLGFILAAAGSAIGLGAIWKLPYVAGTSGGGAFFLIFLLFTIFLGLPLLLTEFTIGRKTQHEAITAYRMLAPGTFWHWIGKLGVATSFILLSFYSVVGGWIVIYLTRAITEGLAGREGTEFEQLFGQTISNPFLAVFAHLIFMVLTILVVRGGVQKGIERFSKIMMPALFILFLIIVIRSVTLPGAMEGVEFFLMPDFSSVTGETILFALGQAFFSLSLGVSIMVTYSSYLKSSESLPRSAVSIVGLTIFISILAGLAIFPAVFSFGLEPAEGPPLIFIVLPTVFSAIPFGSVFFVAFMALLLFATLTSAFSLLEMVVASVTKNDPTKRNKAAWTIGLLIFVMGIPSALSYGVMGDVLIFGNNFFDALDFLVSNIMLPLGALLIAIFAPLKIKKDELYEEIQKSSSIKRGLFNTWYILVKYVTPVAIIIAFLNVLGII